The DNA segment ATCAGATGATTCAGCAGAATTAGAgcagctcctggttccacaggTTCCATTATCCTTGTGTAAGGGGTTTTTCCAGATGTCATACCCTTGACTATGGTTGCAACAATTTTGACAGTAGGATTCCATACAGTCCATTTGGTGACATTTTGATGAACATGCCTCCTCAGCCCCACATTCAGCATTAGACTCTGGTTCAGAATATACAGCTTTATTTtgaagacagtgagagtgagGGTCTGTCTCCTCTAAAGGATTACATTCATTTGTAGATGTTGGCAATTTCTTGATTTCAGTGGACCACTGAAGAGTTTCATCATTGACAAGGCGGAACCGAACTTTCATTTCTACAGACAAACTGCCATCTTTGTTAATGAGAACCCTTTTTTCAACATCATCTTTCATTACAACTTCTTTTGTAACACATCCCGGCTGCCCTGAAGTCATGCCTGATCCATTTGCGTAGGATTTACCTGATGAAAGGGAGAACCTTGTAGATTTGTTACTTGAATCTGACCTTGGATGGATGACACTCTTCTTCGCCTCAAGTCCAAAGTTTACTGTAAATACAGTATGAAAAATCAGattgagcaatttttttttaaagaaacaatcTACTGTCTCAACCCTTACCACTGATCTACATATTAgcataattaaatagtttatatattaatgGAAATCATATTAACACTTGATTAACCAtatgttttattagtttttatattgctgtttttatatTACTGTAGTGTACTATATGGACATTTGGTCTCCAAAATAGAACAacttatcaaataaataaacactgtcaTCTCTCCctcttaaaacaaaaaaaaacattctaattCATATCTTAAGACAATACCATTTTTCTTGCTGTCATGCCCCTCGCTGTAGATGCTGGAGTGTGACCTTGCACCTATCCCAGGCAACTTCTCTTCTGAGTTCTTTCTCAGATTCTCCAGAAGTTGCGGCTTAAAGGGCTCTCTGCCTACACATACCAGCACACTGGGACATTGCATCAAGCTCTGTGTACTATCAATCTGCAGAAGTACAAATATAaagtcagcacacacacacaagtggtGACATGCATACAAAGTATACTTTTTCAAAAGCTCAATaactcttttcttttattatttaagcacCATCAATAATACTGGCCACTTGATACACATTCCCTTAAGAGAATTAGGTTGATTTTTCAACAAAACTGATGGGTAATTAACAGTGAGGGAAAATATCTTTTAAATTTGGTTAAAAtctaatcatatatatatatatatatatatatatatatatatatatatatatatatatatatatatatatatatgcacacttAATAAGGATTTTTAGATTAGTAGAGCATCACATGATATTAGAATAGGGGTTGCAATTTTGGTTACAACACTGCCTTTAAATGTAACAAGAAACTCCATGATGTCTCCACAAAAGCTCAAAAGCAGAAATAATGGCTGACCTTCCGTCCTTCCAAGGTGTACAGCTTCCTGACATGGCACTGCATGAGTTCAGAGATCTCATCCATAAAGACACGAAGGCTGCGAGCTCTCTTTCTGTTCAAAATGATGGACCTTCTCACTGCAGGGTCACTGTTCTTCACCAGCACAATCTTCTTTGGTTGTCTATAGTAGTGATGGGCAGAATATTCTGTAGGTGGCTCATCAGGTCGGGACGGCTTCCTCCGGTGATTTAGTGGGTAGCTGTGGTGCCATACAGCAGGCCGTTTCCCTGCAACCTCCATATCGATTGGCTTAACATAGTGGCGATCAGAGCACAGGTAGCAGGCTCCATCCTGTAATTGCTCCAGACTCTGAATAGCATGAGTTCCTCTGGGTGTAGTGATCGTACGAACACCAAATGGCAAAGGCATTTTTTGTGAAAGGTCGTCCAGCAAGGCACCAAAGCATTTGAAGCTTCGCTTATGAATGGGCATTCTGATTCCACTGAATTGGTTATCTCCACTCTTGTAGAAAGTTATTTTTTTGGCTGGGGTGGCAGTGGTCACATTTGAGAGACGAGACAAAGAATCATTCCTAATCTGTGAGCTTGAATTGGAGAAGCCTGCACTCTGCATTCTTCCTAGTTGGTTGACTTCCTGGTTGCTGTTGGAGACAAAGTCTGTATCATTAACACTGCCAAATGCTTCCTATTTAAGGATAAGTTAATAGCACAATCATCattaaaatgttacaaatgatGTTTCATTTGCAGAGATATCCTTCAATAGACACACTTATTCTACTTATTCTTATTCTACTGAATAAAACAGGTTGCATTATcatagaacaaaataataaatagacaaattATATTAAAGAGCATCTATGTCATATCTTATGTTTTATGTGTAAATTCTGCATGGTTAGATAATTCTATCCATACTGGATTAATAATAGatcacaaacaaacaacattgcAACTGCTGAAACTTCTAAAGGTTCTGCATTATGGTCGCATGAGCCCAATTTATCTATGCTATCTTTGGTTTAtataacataaacataaacataaacctctattataaaaaaaataaataataatacaagatTACATACAGTAATTGtcattataaaaatgaaataggaTTTGGGTTTTATTTGTGCAGTTTAATCTTCAAAGTTGATATAAACCCTTAATAACTTCATTACGCTAGagtatattgcattattatGAATGTGATGAAAATTTATTTCAGCCCATAAAATATAAGCCATGAAGATATTAATAAGTAATGATTTGCCTTTATAAATGAGTTTGAtatgattttgtgttttttagcttCATGTTAATGTgggtaaatatataattatcataTTGTTAGTATTATCATCGTAATATTGCAAAATGAACCAAACCTTAACCAACTCGAAATGTGCATATTTTGCACATCCAGATCGACACCTGATGTTTGTGGTCTATTAGAATAAAATCAGAATAGCACATTTTTCTAACACTAATCCACACCAACTctaatttttaatgtttagtaGATATAAATACTTCTAATTTCTTTACctgaaataaaaactatatttatactattaaggtaaaaactaaaaaaatatacttATAATTAGATGACACATGATCCAAttcaatattataataatttgaatatttagaaaaattaaaacaaatttagaAAATCAATGAAAGtagcatgttttattttgcatCCAGCTGCGTGAAGTGCACCAAACATCACGGTAACGTATGTTAGAAAACCTGCTACTAAAGATGCAGCCATTAAGTATGTCCTTTGGAAGGATAGACTGCAAAGCTTCTTTAATCATTTGAAGATTTCTGAAGTCAAGGCAAGTATTAGATACATGCCAAGAAAGCCCACATTGTGTAAAGATATACAAGTAAGGTAAAAaaccatgagaaaaaaaaacattctctaGTGTCTGGAactgcatgttctttttttgttgttgtttttcttttttttatagcatatTCATTATAATGGATATTAAGTGCAGCTGGTTGCCAGGACAGACACTGGCTCTATAAACATACACCCACTGTCTCAAATGCGCACACgcttaagaaaaaaacactgtgaCATTACTGCAATTTGAAGAGAAGAAATGTAACTGGCATTAACATCTTCTAATATTCACTatgagctttgtgcacagcattACATGCTCCTGTTTCCATAGAGAAGTGTGCAATgtgtatatgatttttttttcacacaatagTAAAGGATTATGTTAGAATATACCTACAGACCTTATCAGACATATTCTTAGTCATctcagtaatattttatatcttaaTACAGTAATATTTAACATTCACAATCATACATCAAATAATTGCatttgtttgtacttttacatTATTACTTTCTGTTTTGCAAAACATGTGCTACTGTTAAGTCACTCCTACACTGACAGAAAGTGGCTTAATGTAAGCTCTTGTAAAGCTGGCACAACCTGAGCACCTTAAAGTAAAGTGACCCTCCGTTACTTCCGTTTAACACAGCCACAGTGCTTATAATTAAACTTCAGAACAACATTTCAGACGTGTTTTATAATGTCAAGATTTTGCATTCTTGAACCTAAAATACCTCTGACATGTTCAGCAGTAGTGCTAGAAGACAAACACAATCAGTGGTAATATTAAAGTGTATCACAGGCTATTTTTCAGATTTAAAAGCCATAAAGAAAACATAGAATTAAAAATGGACACAACAGGAAATGATCACTTGCAGTATAAAATACTTTCATGTAACAATAACTTTCATGTAAATCCTTTTTCAGACTTCATTAGTaatcctccactcttccacACAGTATTACAAACTTGAGCACGCACTTGCGAGACTCGTGGGAACAAATGCTGTGAAGCCCTGTCAGGCACTCTTTTCACTAATCTGTTAAAGAAATGTTTAGAGCCCAAAGGCTGTCTGCTGAAATCCAAGGGAATGGCATAACAGCTTCTCAAGGGATTCAACATCACATGCATAATACAAAAAGCTCTGATTTATTAAGatccaaaatacaaaataactgATGTGTGCAATAAGTTGGATTAACTAATGTGTTAGTTAGTTTACCAACTGTAATAGCCTATTTAGTAATCATTAGGGGGgactattttttttgtatggcaTAGATAGGCACTTGAGATATACCTTCTAAGTGTTCTAACCTTTTAAGACTTGATATATGATATAACTACTATTTTGTCTGACAGAAACAGGCTTCCAAAGCTTACTTAGGCCTTAATATTCTGGATGTATTCATTTGCCCACTTCTTAAAGTCTGAAAGTCTGTTATGAAATAGGCAAAAGAAGATTACAATTCAGAAAATTACAGCTTTGAAAAGGTGCCAAAGGTGCAAAAGATGCAAAATATGCTAAAATCATTGTATTGCACAGACAAAAGACACTTTGGCACTTTAATTAGAATTGACAAAAAATGCCTATTCCTGAAGACAAACAACCGAAACAGACAGGAGTTTGTTATTTGCACATTTGATAGATGTTTTACAAATCTGTGTGACTGATTTGCAAACAGGTGCCACGGGTCGTTAGCTGAAACTAATGAgtctttaaatttaaaattgactttattttcatatatataacaGTTGTGTACACAGAATCATTAAATTAACTCATCAGTTAATGTGTtgcataaacaatataaaataatcaacatGAAAATTTGACTGTAATTAGACATCACAACTGAGTGACAGAACAGCATTAATCACCCTATACACCCTACAGTGTTTCGAGTGTGCTTCTTTAGTCCACAATCTGATAAGTCAGCATAAAGCCTAATTAGGTCACAGGATTTAATGACAGCAGAGCTTTTATTCCACTCTGATTATAATTATTGGATTTGACAGCATGAAATTATTATAGACTGCATTATACACATAACAATGTATCTCTCATTATTCTACCaatcattttataaaattatgttttattcacatatattgtatattaggTCTAGGCCCTTTTTGATAACCCTTTCTGAATCACAGCTATTCTGTCTATTGCACTAATTTTACACTGCATTGCACAGTTCAGCAGCTTACCCTTTAGTGATGGATTCATCGTTTCAAAAGGCTGTGCCAAAAACATCCAAACTCTTTTGCTGGCTATTAATGATTCCAGGAAGCTACTTCAGCAGGCCCTGAAACACTGAAAATGTCTATAAAGATGAAAACAGTATCCGATCCAGCATGGTGGCGTGTCATTCAGCAGCCACAGTGACCCACTACAAGGATGGCACATCTGTATGTTGCTTTCTTCACTTTGTCTTCATTCATTCCATTAGGATAATTATCAGCTACATGCAGACCTCCATGCAGGGAGGAGTGACTGCAATAAAAGAGGATTATTCTGTTCCACCATCTGTGCCAGTACATTTTAACTCTTACTTCTCCAACCGTAACAGTGTATGGCAAGATCCCTTAAAcatagttttagttttaaatgtaaGCAAAGAATAATTTAGGTCTGGCAAATATACCAGTGGAATATAACATAACACAATATTACATGCCCAACCTACCATACTGCCAGTTTTGATATTTAgggtttcatttattttttcactcaGTTACCTTTTACTCTAGTAAAATCGTGTTAGCCGATTCACTGCACGAAAGAGAACAAGTGAAAGGGTTAttgttaattaatacattatttgtCTTGATTCATGACAATCAATTGACAACACCATTATGACATATTTCACagttttgttttcttcaaaCACAGTTTgaaggatgggttcctcttttgagtctggttcctctcaaggtatCTTTCTCATAACacctaagggagtttttccttgccacagtcgccatggctgctcatcagggataaatacacaccattcatcTAAACTTTTACaattctgttaagctgctttaagacaatgtgtgttgtaaaaagcactatagaaataaacttgactttccTTTTATGGCATTGTCAAGCAAAACTAAAGCTGTTGTTGTGCTGCatttagaattattttatttgtcacttgactcttttaaatgttaacatAGGTTGTATATAGGTTGTTCATCATCGTCATCTTCatctacttaataataataataataataataataataataataatataaaataaaattattatttatatttaatttaatcatcAGTTAAATATTTCTAACACATAATAATAAAGGATAGCTTTATAGGAGATGGCAAAAAGTTGCcgaaattaaaaatgtataggatagagtgttattattattattattattattattattattattattatgtttaggAAATGCAGAGGATCTCTGATTATCAGTAACACTGAGATCTCAGGTGGTAAATGTGTAACTGGTGTGCTTAGTGCTCAGTAAACACGACGCCTATGCAGTCTTATTGTCGAACGGGTCACGTGACCAGGCAATGGCAGCGCGTGTCTCCCTAGTAACAACCTTTCTCCAAACAGCAGCAGTCGCCGCAATGGAAGCGTTAAAGTCGGTGATACAGAAGGCAGCGAGGCTCAAGGTAACAGCTGTTCACTGTACACGTTTCTATCGCATGTAGTGTTTGCTAAGTACTGCATACACATACAGCTAGATTTTAGATTGAAATCCATCCCCAAGGCCGGTCAGAAACGAGTGCATGCGCAgcccagggagcagacattacAAATCACAGTCGCTAGATTTAAGGTGATGTttgcattagtttttttttaaatcgtgtACTACTTATTTAACATTACACTGAAAGCAAAATTACTATCCGGCTGGCCTAACTCCATTCTTTTCCTGACTAACTCTAGTATCTGCATTTGCAGATGCAACAAGTCCCACATCATACATGCCTGTTTTACATCATACATGCCTGCTACAATTTCCATCATACACATAAAATGCATTGCGTAATGGATTGCAGCTAGTGTGATCAATGCAGAAGCTTACCTCCAGTACCATTTCACTAAATAATGGTGCAGTAGACCAGTCGAGAGTGATTATAGGTACGGGTGCCAAAGCATGTGGGCGTTCATATAATCACGCCTCTTTCCCCATCATCAGGAGCACGTACTGTCACTTCAGCCTTACTGCCACAGTTCTCCTTTACGTTTCAGAGAGATGAAGGCATAGTGCACCTGAGCAGCTGTTTTCAGTGGAAAAATTTGAAGGCGACGACCAGAGGCAATATATACACCAAGAATTTGTGTATGAGAATGTGATGTTCTCAGTACAGCGTGGGCTTCCATGGGCTGCAGTGGCCCAAATAGCAAATCTGAGTAAAGAGCTCCTCCCTGAGCTTAGAGGTGAGTCAGGGCTCTTGAATACATGCTTCACAAATCATTTGTATGTTTCActtattatgaatataaatccATATCATATACAGTTTAACAAACAGCTGAGTAACAGCTGGACAAAGAGGGCTTGTGTCTGTGATCACCTGTAAGTATGGCAGACCATGTTCTAGCACTGCAAAAACATGAAATCAAACATTACACTCATAAAACCCTATGGATTTGTCAGTTACCTGACTGAATTTATGTGTGGTCCTCTATAATCCACTGCATCAGGTGTGAAAAGATCTGAAGCTCTGTCTTTGATCCAGAAATGGCTATCACAGTGTGATCATCTACTTACTCCCTATCATCACACCACCATGTATGACTTTATGGTGCAGACCTACATCCATCATCAGTGCCTCTATcaagcttttttaaaaaaagaggtGAACCGTCAGTGCATGCACTCCCACCTTGAGATTCACGTACCACCACATCCCTTACCACTATCCGAAGGAACTGATTTGGGAGtctgggagaagcagaaggctTTGAAAGAACTAATGGCAGCTGAGACAGTAAAGCTTGAAGAAATCCATAGACTCAAAGAACAGGCTAAGGCCCAGATATTGTCAAAGCAGCAAGTCAGACTAAGCGACCTTTCACTGGAGGACAGACTAGAGAAACAGGTACTAGAGTTTCTTAATTTATGACTGATATTACCATTCTTATTGATAGCACATATTAACAAGTCTTAtgacacttaaaaaaagaaaggaaaaaagccACATTTGGTCCACTCTGTTCCTCAGACAGAAAGTACACTGTGAATTAATGTAttagttattttttaataatggtgaaacatttacaattaaTCAAACCAGCATATAAAAGACGACCTTATCCAGGGTGACTTACAGCAGTGCTTTGTGGTCTCAGTAGTCGAAAAGACAGTTAGTACTTTAAGAAAAGAAACCACAAGAAAAGATTTATTATCAGTTAAATAAGTGGTAATTGGTGAAGCTAATGCATCATTTCTATCCATTCTATCTATTCAGAATGACCCCATCCTTACTCACAAGTatgaaaattatgtaaattatatgcTGTCTCCTTCATGGTCATCAAATTCCAAAAGATCTAAACACCAAAAAGATatctttttgtaataaaaaagatatCATTTGTTCATCACCCAAGCTaccaacacaaacaccacacacagtggCTTGTGGTAGCACAGGACTTCAATAAGAGATTATCTTTCTTTGTCTGTATCTTAGATGTGAGTATATTTAGACAAACTATCAGTATGTGACTCACCAACTCCATATCACAAAAGCAAGAAGGCCAGATGCTATCCTGTAATCAGTTAAAAGCACTTCACCTTTAAACACCCATGCATCAGCAGCAGTTTCCATAAACCGGtttaaatgaatgcatttgttttactcctactgaaagctgaatttgtgttaaaatgtaGGAAACCTAATGAGGTTATAAAATGTTTGGATGGAAATCAACATGTCTCATTTATAAATGGTGTTATACAAAAACCTAGGAACATGTGCTTTTAAGAGATTCAGACTTTATATACTAGTAACATTTATACTGGATTCTATCTACAGATGAGAACTAAGTGTATTTAATCCACTTCCTTAACCATGTTATTTGACTCTAGACCCTGGAAAGCATGGTTCGCTCCTTTCTGCAGGCAGAAGTAGAGGATGTAAAAGAGATTTTAATAAAGGAAATCAGAGCTACACAAGAGCTGCTGGAAATAAGACTGAGTCAAACTGCTCTGCATGGAGTTGGACACTCTTCAGGTTTATAAGCCATGTTGGAAAAAGGCTCTACATCTggttccataaaaaaaaaagaaatgagggtaacaaaaaattaaaacaaaattaaaatgggcctcatttgttcattcattcattcattcattcatctttaataACCACATTATCCTGATCGGGATCACTGTGAATCCAGAGCACATCAATAGTGGAAAGATTGGTGTGAGGAGGGAATTTAATGTAGATAAGACACTTTGCAGGgcaccacacactcatttacacctaGGAGTAATAAGCATAGTTGACTGTCTTACAGTAATATTTGGGGTAGGTAGGGGGTGTAAAGGAAACCCTCAAAGCCCTGGGAGAATATGTTCAGAAATGCCACAGAGAATAATCATAGATCAGGAACAAAATCAGGAAGCCTGGAGCTCTAAATCAGCGACTCTATTCCCTGCACCCATAGTGACAATAAATCACAGTTTAATTACACAGAATTGTCTTTGTACAGTGCTTTATTTTACACAAGTGTGCTCTGATAAAAATTGGTTCCTcactggggtttttttgttgttggttgaAGATTCTATCTTTATACCGagattttaaattgatttaCAATTGAAGAACCCTTTAAAGGTGCTAGATTAAAGAGAACTAAACAAAAGTGGAATGTGCATTAAGAACTGAAAACCTAAAACAAATAAGCCTCAAAAACAGGAAACTATCCATAATATTGTACcaacaatatatttataaaacagtTTGCTTTGTTTGTGGATAATAGTGAAAAGAGCAATGGAGATGCTGAAGTCATTAACTGTAATATTAACTACAATACAGAAAATATACTTTCTTGTCTCCTATACATCACTATTTTTGGCATGaaagtacatctgatcaaataaaaaacatctacTGGCATtgcaataacaaaaaagtaCATTAAGGCTAGTACCTAAATGATCTGCAAAAATATCAAGTAATGGAGTTTTCTAGGATTTTTGggtaaaactattttttacaaaaaagtaaagGCAATTTTAGGAATCCCTGTTACAGGTTTCTAAACAAAACTCACCACATGAACTCAGTAGCAGAAATAGATCATGAACATGAGAAAACAGACATTAACATTTCTTTCCCTATTAACCCCATACATCCAGACTAGGaatttctgttatttttatcTTATCACCACACCTAGAAAAGGCTTATTACACAATCATTTAAACGTGTGTGTACACTAAGcataagaaaagaaagactgaattcaaataatatcaaataaaacattactacAAAATATCTGAAAGCATACTGATGTGGTGTAAAGGAGTGTTTAAAATGGTTAAAACTATTTGAAGAGTATCTTCCTTTATCATCTTTTATCATCTCATCCACCACTAATATAAAGCTTGTTTGTCCCAGTGCGTTCACATTTGCCCTACCTGCCTGCAGATCTGCATTCCAAGTAACTAGATTCTATTTTCAGTTGACTTACTGGCACCAAATTGTGGTACAGTGGCTCAGCAAGATTCAGGACACTGTCATGTAATGCAACACCCATAGTGACTTTAGTCACAGTATTGCAAAACAGACTTTTTCTCTGGTTGGATATggtgtactgtacagtatttttaCTTGTCCAGCATGTCTGGGTATGCACAATGCACTAATTGAATCCTAATGTTCAGTAAACATGTATAAGTTTGAAGTCAGGGCTGATTAAGTTGAACAACATCCAAATGAGTTATTTCTTGTAGGTCCTTGCATTCCTGTCTTCAGTATTCAGCTAGacagaaatcaataaaaagaaTGATCCGGTTGAAAGCATGGTAAGATGATTTACGTTAAATATCAGATGCAAGCCACACCAACTCTTTTTCGATTTAATTTATATCGGTTTCCAAATCGACTGACATAATTCTAATCTATCCTGAAACAATGTGGCTTGTGGTAACTAAAGAGGGTTTGCTGTCCATTCAGATTACACAATAGTAAATGtgatttgtccaaaaaaaaaaaaaaaaaattaattaaatggcAAATATATTAAGGCTCCTACAAATTGCTGTATAATTGCATGAACATCATAAATGACATGCAGGTTAGGCAGCTGCTACTGTGCCTCCTGAAACAGCTCTTCAGGAGTGAAGCTTGTTGGTAGGAGTGCATGCTCAGGCAATCAATAATGAACATCACATGGAGGCGTGTTTCAGCCTTCAAGTTACACacaattttaattgtaaatcCATTTTTATCAGCATCATGAAAGATCTGGACAGCATAgtctggagaaaaaaaggaaaattgtaaaaataaagtgaaaatagATTTCcagtaaaatacagaatatCGAAGGGGGGTGGGggtaataaatgaaaacattatcGGTCGTTCCTCCTCCAGGTTGAGAGTCTACTGAGATGATGGCTGGGGACCTCAGACATCAGAAGTTTTTTAATGGTGAAAATTTTAAACATAGGACATTGTACACCTGGACAAATGTTTCACCTCGCCAAATCTTAAAGGCTAAGCTCCAACTGAGGCAGTGCTATATTTAGCCCAACCCAACATAGTGAATACCTTTCCCATCAGTTCCGCATGGACCTTGGACACTCAATAAATGGTTCTTAGGTGCTGAATGCACAGGTCTGGAGTGGGGTTATGAGGGGCTTGGGTCCAAAAGCTCCAATTGTGCAACGAACAAACATGTGAACCTCATGTTCCACACAAATGtcaatgaagagaaaaaaatcaattgttCAATTTTCCTCAGCTGTGAAAAATCTCTCAGACTGTGTGATTGACATTTACCATTCCTGTTGGCGTCACTAGCAAGAGTCACACTGTACCAGTATTAGATGCATAAGGAGAAACAAggttaaggaaaaaaaatgctgcacaCTTAGAACTGCAGTAAACTTGATTTGGGGGAATCTTAATGTCAGACAGAATTACATACTTTTTTCTATAGAGCATTAAATTTCATCTTATTTaggaaatgttattttaatccACATACAATTGTGACATGCATTAAATTCATATGTAATACACTTAAAATTTCCTCCTGTCAGCTATAACACTTCTATTTCGCATCCGTTTATACCTAAGCAGTGTAGCAAGGCCCACCCCCAGTTGTCCCAGTCCACCTGGAGCAAGTATATAAAgcacagagaaaaaacaaaacacatgttAGAGGTCATCAGTGACATGGTCCcactgttgctatggaaacaacACTTCTTTGGTTTAGAGAATCC comes from the Silurus meridionalis isolate SWU-2019-XX chromosome 8, ASM1480568v1, whole genome shotgun sequence genome and includes:
- the c8h8orf74 gene encoding uncharacterized protein C8orf74 homolog, whose translation is MFSVQRGLPWAAVAQIANLSKELLPELRGVKRSEALSLIQKWLSQCDHLLTPYHHTTMYDFMVQTYIHHQCLYQAFLKKEVNRQCMHSHLEIHVPPHPLPLSEGTDLGVWEKQKALKELMAAETVKLEEIHRLKEQAKAQILSKQQVRLSDLSLEDRLEKQTLESMVRSFLQAEVEDVKEILIKEIRATQELLEIRLSQTALHGVGHSSGL